The Eubacteriaceae bacterium Marseille-Q4139 genome has a window encoding:
- a CDS encoding helix-turn-helix transcriptional regulator, translating to MNIMKQNGKKQIDLADYLGVSKQVISKMLTGGRMINAIELQKISEFLGTSMENLVNPPAVDVETNAVKAFMGKVESQEAKDGLGIADEIANLICFYARTRENAEEMMKPWEA from the coding sequence ATGAATATTATGAAACAGAACGGAAAAAAGCAGATTGATCTTGCAGACTATCTCGGGGTGTCCAAGCAAGTGATAAGCAAGATGCTTACCGGTGGAAGGATGATTAATGCAATTGAACTGCAGAAAATTTCGGAGTTTCTGGGTACTTCCATGGAAAATCTTGTTAACCCCCCAGCAGTGGATGTAGAAACGAATGCGGTAAAGGCTTTTATGGGAAAGGTGGAATCTCAGGAAGCAAAGGATGGACTTGGAATTGCAGATGAGATTGCAAATCTTATTTGTTTTTATGCACGTACTCGTGAAAATGCTGAGGAAATGATGAAACCATGGGAGGCTTAG
- a CDS encoding amidohydrolase produces MTDGKKKILDYIDERADLITEVSDKIWEYAELSLREYKSGDLYAKVFEEEGFVVEHPFDNIETALKASYGSGKPVIGILAEYDALTGLSQVAGLSERKELVPDGNGHGCGHNLLGAGSMAAAFALKKYLEEKGEGSGTVIFYGCPGEEGAATKAFMARDGVFAECDACLTWHPGNVNQVTSGTCNTCIQTEYKFTGVASHAAGAPEKGRSALDAVELMNVAVQFLREHMPDSARIHYSITDAGGASPNVVQPRAQVLYMVRSIWAKDAIALQERVDRIALAASMMTDTTMEKKFIDGCSNSVPNKALESLLYENFSEIGVPEYTEDEVKFAQALYDSYEMKDDSLPGAATEEDPDIYAYVDEKSCHGTKPINDFIVPYLYSEKPRMGSTDVGDVSWCVPTAQINTATYPSKAPGHSWQNVSCGHTSIAHKAMLLAGKVIAATAIDLMEKPELIKAAKDEFDAKMKRYGGYYCPVPEGAVPVVPGEKM; encoded by the coding sequence GTGACGGACGGAAAAAAGAAGATTTTGGATTATATTGATGAGCGGGCAGACCTGATTACGGAGGTGTCCGACAAGATCTGGGAGTATGCGGAGCTTTCTCTGCGTGAGTACAAGTCCGGTGATTTGTATGCAAAGGTGTTTGAGGAAGAGGGCTTTGTGGTTGAGCATCCTTTCGACAATATTGAGACGGCCTTAAAGGCCTCCTACGGCTCCGGGAAGCCGGTTATCGGCATCCTGGCCGAGTATGATGCTCTGACAGGGCTTTCCCAGGTGGCAGGTCTTTCGGAGAGAAAGGAGCTTGTCCCCGACGGAAACGGCCACGGCTGCGGCCATAATCTCCTTGGCGCCGGTTCCATGGCGGCTGCCTTTGCCTTAAAGAAATATCTGGAAGAAAAGGGCGAGGGAAGCGGAACCGTGATTTTCTACGGATGCCCCGGCGAGGAAGGCGCAGCGACGAAGGCGTTCATGGCCCGCGACGGCGTGTTTGCCGAGTGCGATGCCTGCTTAACCTGGCATCCCGGCAACGTGAACCAGGTGACGTCGGGAACCTGCAACACCTGCATCCAGACGGAGTATAAGTTTACAGGCGTGGCTTCCCATGCGGCAGGAGCGCCGGAAAAGGGACGTTCCGCCCTGGACGCCGTGGAGCTTATGAATGTGGCCGTGCAGTTTTTGCGCGAGCACATGCCGGACAGCGCGAGAATCCACTATTCCATCACCGACGCCGGCGGAGCCTCTCCCAACGTGGTTCAGCCGAGGGCGCAGGTGCTTTACATGGTTCGTTCCATTTGGGCAAAGGACGCCATTGCTCTTCAGGAGCGGGTCGATAGGATTGCGCTGGCAGCTTCCATGATGACGGATACGACCATGGAGAAGAAGTTCATCGACGGCTGCTCCAATTCCGTGCCCAACAAGGCGCTGGAATCCCTGCTTTATGAGAATTTCAGCGAAATCGGCGTGCCGGAGTACACCGAGGACGAGGTGAAGTTTGCCCAGGCTCTTTATGATTCCTATGAGATGAAGGACGACAGCCTTCCGGGCGCAGCTACGGAGGAAGACCCTGACATTTATGCCTATGTGGATGAGAAGTCCTGCCACGGGACGAAGCCCATCAACGATTTTATCGTGCCGTATCTCTATTCCGAGAAGCCGCGCATGGGTTCCACCGACGTGGGCGACGTGAGCTGGTGCGTGCCGACGGCGCAGATCAATACGGCCACGTACCCGTCCAAGGCGCCGGGGCATTCCTGGCAGAACGTGTCCTGCGGCCATACGTCCATCGCCCATAAGGCTATGCTTCTGGCCGGAAAGGTCATCGCCGCCACGGCCATTGACCTGATGGAAAAGCCGGAGCTTATAAAGGCAGCTAAGGACGAATTTGACGCGAAGATGAAACGCTACGGCGGATACTACTGCCCGGTTCCGGAGGGAGCCGTGCCGGTGGTGCCGGGGGAGAAGATGTAA
- a CDS encoding amino acid ABC transporter ATP-binding protein yields the protein MNDNVLIRVEDLHKSFGSLQVLRGVTEQISKGEVVSVIGPSGGGKSTFLRCLNLLEVPTSGHIYFEGVDITDKSVDINVHRQKMGMVFQHFNVFNNLTVSKNVTLAPVLLGKKKQKEADEMAKDLLSRVGLLEKWDQYPKKLSGGQKQRLAIVRALAMEPDVMLFDEPTSALDPEMVGEVLQVIKNLVKTGLTTVIVTHEMGFAKEISDRVFFMDGGIIAEKGSPDEVFNHPQNPRTQEFLSKVLY from the coding sequence GTGAACGATAATGTTTTAATCCGTGTAGAGGACTTACATAAATCCTTCGGAAGCCTCCAGGTACTCCGCGGGGTGACAGAGCAGATCAGCAAAGGAGAGGTGGTTTCGGTCATCGGCCCGTCCGGCGGCGGAAAAAGTACCTTCCTGCGCTGTCTGAACCTTCTGGAGGTGCCCACATCCGGCCATATTTATTTCGAGGGCGTGGATATTACAGATAAGAGCGTGGACATCAACGTGCACCGTCAGAAGATGGGCATGGTGTTCCAGCATTTCAACGTGTTCAATAACCTGACCGTCTCGAAAAATGTGACGCTGGCGCCTGTGCTTCTCGGGAAAAAGAAGCAGAAGGAGGCCGACGAGATGGCAAAGGATCTCCTTTCCAGGGTCGGACTTCTGGAAAAATGGGATCAGTATCCGAAAAAGCTTTCCGGCGGCCAGAAGCAGCGTCTTGCCATTGTAAGGGCCCTTGCCATGGAGCCGGATGTGATGCTGTTCGATGAGCCAACATCGGCCCTTGACCCGGAGATGGTCGGCGAGGTTCTCCAGGTTATTAAAAACCTGGTGAAGACAGGACTTACGACAGTCATCGTGACGCATGAGATGGGATTTGCAAAGGAGATTTCCGACCGCGTCTTCTTTATGGACGGCGGTATCATCGCGGAAAAGGGATCGCCGGACGAGGTGTTCAACCATCCCCAGAACCCGCGTACACAGGAATTTTTAAGCAAGGTATTATATTAG
- a CDS encoding amino acid ABC transporter permease, whose amino-acid sequence MEFFSIMLQVWERYWSLFLEGLGMTVYMGLVTVFISTISGSLMALLRRSNWGIGKVKPFRAIATAYVEIIRGTPILLQLYFFYFMLPQWLPFLNLSEFTCVMVACCVNSTAYVCEIVRAGIQAVDIGQTEAARSLGLNSRQTMLNIVLPQAVKNILPALCNEFVAIVKETSLASTFFIGELMTQFKTIQGITFRVLEPLTIIGIIYFLLTFILSKLIALLERRLSASER is encoded by the coding sequence ATGGAATTTTTCAGCATCATGCTTCAGGTCTGGGAACGGTACTGGTCCCTGTTCCTGGAAGGTCTTGGGATGACCGTCTACATGGGTCTTGTGACCGTATTCATCAGTACCATTTCAGGTTCCCTGATGGCCCTGCTGCGGCGCAGCAACTGGGGGATTGGAAAGGTTAAGCCCTTCCGCGCCATTGCAACGGCATACGTGGAGATCATCCGCGGTACACCGATCCTGCTCCAGTTGTATTTCTTCTATTTTATGCTGCCCCAGTGGCTGCCGTTTTTGAACCTCAGCGAGTTCACCTGCGTCATGGTTGCCTGCTGCGTCAACTCCACGGCATACGTCTGTGAGATCGTGCGCGCCGGAATCCAGGCCGTAGACATCGGCCAGACCGAGGCGGCCCGCTCCCTGGGACTTAACAGCCGCCAGACTATGTTAAACATCGTCCTTCCCCAGGCAGTCAAGAACATCCTGCCGGCGCTCTGCAATGAGTTCGTGGCCATCGTCAAGGAGACCTCCCTGGCATCCACCTTCTTCATCGGCGAGCTGATGACCCAGTTTAAGACGATCCAGGGCATTACGTTCCGCGTTCTGGAACCCCTTACGATCATCGGTATTATCTATTTCCTTCTGACCTTTATTTTATCGAAGTTAATTGCCCTGCTTGAGAGGAGGTTGAGTGCAAGTGAACGATAA
- a CDS encoding transporter substrate-binding domain-containing protein — protein sequence MKKKFLFATLAAAISIAALAGCGSQNTETTAAATTAAETTTAAETTTAAETEETEAESETAAETEAAAAEADGDTLEAVKNMSPDGELAKIINSGKISLGTAPDFAPWEFKDVSSGTTEYVGADIELAKYIAERLGVELEIKPMEFGAIIQGLSSDTINMGISGFAYTEERAEAAGLSTPYNQASKAGQGLLVLKDQTSDYNTAEAFSGKKVAAQNASLQMQLCTAQLPSDVDLQPVLAVTDGVLMLTTGKIDALAVSGENGISLSQSYPEVAMADFMFEYESDGNVVAVKKGNEELLAAVNEVIDEVNENGLYEVWKADAMELANSLGIETH from the coding sequence ATGAAAAAGAAATTTTTATTTGCGACATTAGCAGCAGCCATTTCCATCGCGGCGCTGGCAGGCTGCGGAAGCCAGAATACAGAAACGACGGCAGCCGCCACAACGGCAGCAGAAACAACAACCGCCGCTGAGACAACGACGGCGGCTGAGACGGAAGAAACAGAAGCGGAGTCCGAGACGGCGGCAGAGACCGAGGCCGCAGCGGCTGAGGCAGACGGCGACACCTTAGAGGCCGTAAAGAATATGTCTCCGGACGGAGAGCTTGCAAAAATTATCAATTCCGGAAAGATTTCCCTTGGAACGGCTCCTGATTTCGCTCCCTGGGAGTTCAAGGACGTAAGCTCCGGTACCACCGAATACGTCGGCGCAGATATCGAGCTTGCAAAATATATTGCCGAGAGACTTGGCGTTGAGTTAGAGATTAAGCCGATGGAGTTCGGCGCCATCATCCAGGGCCTTTCCTCCGATACCATCAACATGGGTATTTCCGGATTTGCCTACACCGAGGAGCGTGCGGAGGCAGCAGGCCTTTCCACTCCGTACAACCAGGCTTCCAAGGCCGGCCAGGGCCTTCTCGTTCTGAAGGATCAGACATCTGACTACAACACGGCAGAAGCTTTCTCCGGCAAGAAGGTAGCTGCTCAGAATGCTTCCCTTCAGATGCAGCTCTGCACGGCACAGCTTCCGTCCGACGTAGATCTTCAGCCGGTGCTTGCTGTTACCGACGGCGTCCTGATGCTGACGACAGGAAAGATTGACGCCCTTGCCGTTTCCGGCGAGAACGGAATTTCCCTTTCCCAGTCTTATCCGGAAGTTGCCATGGCAGATTTCATGTTTGAGTATGAGAGCGACGGAAACGTGGTTGCTGTTAAGAAAGGCAATGAAGAACTTCTTGCCGCAGTCAATGAAGTTATTGACGAAGTAAATGAGAACGGGCTGTACGAAGTATGGAAGGCAGACGCGATGGAGCTTGCCAACAGCCTCGGAATCGAAACACACTAA
- the carB gene encoding carbamoyl-phosphate synthase large subunit has translation MPKNPDIKKVLVLGSGPIIIGQAAEFDYAGTQACRSLKEEGIEVVLLNSNPATIMTDKDIADRVYIEPLTVEVVEQLILKEQPDSVLPTLGGQAGLNLAMELEEAGFLREHNVRLIGTTALTIKKAEDREMFKETMEKIGEPVAPSEIVEDVNAGLEVAARIGYPVVLRPAYTLGGSGGGIAENPEQCAEILENGLRLSRVGQVLVERCISGWKEIEYEVMRDGAGNVITVCNMENIDPVGVHTGDSIVVAPSQTLGDKEYQMLRTSALKIITELGITGGCNVQYALNPNSFEYCVIEVNPRVSRSSALASKATGYPIAKVAAKIALGYTLDEIKNAVTKKTYASFEPMLDYVVVKMPRLPFDKFISAKRTLGTQMKATGEVMSICTNFEGALMKAIRSLEQHVDCLLSYDYSELTDIALMEELRKVDDRRIWVIAEALRRGFSYELIHSATKIDIWFIDKLAILVEMEAALKEAGKDMTPELLKEAKRVEFPDTVIARLTGLSQADVKSMRHENGIRAAFKMVDTCAAEFAAETPYYYSCFGSENEADGTKTKKKVLVLGSGPIRIGQGIEFDFCSVHSTWAFSKEGYETIIINNNPETVSTDFDIADKLYFEPLTPEDVESIVDLEQPDGAVVQFGGQTAIKLTEALMKMGVPILGTAAEDVDAAEDRELFDKILEQCGIPRPKGQTVFTAEEAKRAANELGYPVLVRPSYVLGGQGMQIAINDQDIDEFIGIINQIAQEHPILVDKYIMGKEIEVDAICDGTDILIPGIMEHIERTGIHSGDSISVYPAQSITEGNKKTIVDYTEKLARALHVKGMINIQFIVDGDNVYIIEVNPRSSRTVPYISKVTGIPIVPFATRIICGHTIKELGYTPGLQKEADYFAIKMPVFSFEKIRGADISLGPEMKSTGECLGIAKSFNEALYKAFQGAGIKLPKYKNMIITVRDSDKPEMTEIAERFAALGYKIFSTAGTAKFLNSHGVKAIQVPKIEQDSPNILDLILGHEIDLVIDIPAQGAERSRDGFVIRRNAIETGVTVLTAVDTARALVTSMENRAKELTLINIAEI, from the coding sequence ATGCCAAAGAATCCTGATATCAAGAAAGTTCTCGTTCTGGGCTCCGGCCCGATCATCATTGGACAGGCGGCGGAGTTCGACTATGCAGGAACCCAGGCCTGCCGTTCCTTAAAGGAAGAGGGCATCGAAGTTGTCCTCTTAAACTCCAACCCGGCCACCATCATGACAGATAAAGACATTGCAGACCGGGTGTACATCGAGCCGCTGACCGTGGAGGTCGTAGAACAGTTAATTTTAAAGGAACAGCCGGACAGCGTCCTTCCGACTCTCGGCGGCCAGGCTGGCTTAAACCTTGCCATGGAGCTTGAGGAGGCCGGCTTCTTAAGGGAGCACAACGTCCGCCTCATCGGAACCACGGCCCTTACCATTAAAAAGGCCGAGGACCGTGAGATGTTTAAGGAGACCATGGAAAAAATCGGCGAGCCGGTAGCACCGTCCGAGATCGTCGAGGACGTGAATGCAGGCCTCGAGGTGGCTGCAAGAATCGGCTATCCCGTCGTGTTGCGTCCGGCCTATACCCTGGGCGGCTCCGGCGGCGGCATCGCAGAAAATCCCGAACAGTGCGCCGAAATCCTGGAAAACGGTTTAAGGCTTTCCCGCGTCGGCCAGGTGCTTGTGGAGCGGTGCATTTCCGGCTGGAAGGAGATCGAGTACGAGGTTATGCGCGACGGCGCAGGCAACGTGATTACGGTCTGCAACATGGAAAACATCGACCCGGTCGGCGTCCATACAGGCGACTCCATTGTCGTGGCGCCGTCTCAGACCCTGGGGGACAAGGAGTACCAGATGCTCCGTACCTCCGCTTTAAAGATTATCACCGAGCTTGGGATCACCGGCGGCTGCAACGTGCAGTATGCCTTAAACCCCAACAGCTTTGAATACTGCGTCATCGAGGTAAACCCGCGTGTGAGCCGTTCTTCGGCCCTGGCGTCCAAAGCCACCGGCTATCCGATAGCCAAGGTGGCCGCAAAGATCGCCCTGGGCTATACCCTGGATGAGATCAAAAACGCTGTCACGAAGAAGACCTACGCAAGCTTCGAGCCGATGCTCGACTATGTGGTTGTAAAGATGCCGCGTCTCCCGTTCGACAAGTTCATCAGCGCCAAGAGGACGTTAGGAACCCAGATGAAGGCCACCGGCGAGGTCATGAGTATCTGCACCAATTTCGAGGGCGCCCTCATGAAGGCCATCCGCTCCCTGGAACAGCACGTGGACTGCCTTCTTTCCTATGATTACAGCGAACTTACCGACATCGCCCTGATGGAAGAGTTAAGAAAAGTGGACGACAGGCGGATCTGGGTCATCGCAGAGGCCCTGCGCCGCGGCTTCTCCTACGAGCTGATTCACAGCGCCACAAAGATTGACATCTGGTTTATTGACAAGCTGGCGATCCTGGTGGAGATGGAAGCGGCCCTTAAGGAAGCCGGAAAAGACATGACGCCGGAGCTTTTAAAGGAAGCAAAGCGCGTCGAGTTTCCGGATACGGTCATTGCGCGGCTCACAGGCCTTTCCCAGGCTGACGTAAAGAGCATGCGCCATGAAAACGGCATCCGCGCCGCCTTCAAGATGGTAGATACCTGCGCCGCCGAGTTTGCCGCCGAGACGCCGTATTACTACTCCTGCTTCGGAAGCGAGAACGAGGCCGACGGCACAAAGACGAAAAAGAAGGTGCTCGTCCTCGGCTCCGGCCCCATCCGCATCGGACAGGGTATCGAGTTCGACTTCTGTTCGGTTCACAGCACCTGGGCATTTTCCAAAGAGGGATATGAGACGATCATCATCAACAACAACCCGGAGACGGTCAGCACCGATTTCGACATTGCAGACAAGCTGTATTTTGAGCCGCTGACGCCGGAGGACGTGGAGAGCATCGTGGATCTGGAACAGCCTGACGGTGCTGTCGTCCAGTTCGGCGGCCAGACGGCCATCAAGCTGACGGAAGCTCTTATGAAAATGGGCGTCCCGATTTTAGGAACCGCGGCCGAGGACGTGGATGCGGCCGAGGACAGGGAGCTGTTCGACAAGATCTTGGAGCAGTGCGGCATCCCGAGACCGAAGGGACAGACCGTGTTCACGGCCGAAGAGGCAAAGCGCGCAGCCAACGAGCTTGGCTACCCGGTGCTCGTGCGCCCGTCCTACGTGCTGGGCGGCCAGGGCATGCAGATCGCCATCAACGACCAGGACATCGACGAGTTCATCGGCATCATCAACCAGATCGCCCAGGAACACCCGATCCTGGTTGACAAATACATCATGGGCAAGGAAATCGAGGTAGACGCCATCTGTGACGGCACCGACATTTTAATCCCCGGCATCATGGAGCACATCGAGCGCACCGGTATCCATTCCGGCGACAGCATCTCCGTGTACCCGGCCCAGAGCATCACCGAGGGCAACAAAAAGACCATCGTCGACTACACCGAAAAGCTGGCCCGCGCCCTGCACGTAAAGGGCATGATCAACATCCAGTTCATCGTGGACGGCGATAACGTCTACATCATCGAGGTGAACCCGCGCTCCTCGAGAACCGTGCCGTACATTAGCAAGGTGACGGGCATCCCGATTGTGCCCTTTGCGACCAGGATCATCTGCGGCCATACGATCAAAGAGCTTGGCTATACGCCGGGACTCCAGAAGGAAGCCGATTACTTTGCCATCAAGATGCCTGTCTTCTCCTTCGAGAAGATCCGCGGCGCCGATATCAGCCTCGGGCCGGAGATGAAGTCCACCGGCGAGTGCCTCGGCATTGCAAAGAGCTTCAACGAGGCGCTTTATAAGGCCTTCCAGGGCGCCGGAATCAAGCTTCCGAAATATAAGAACATGATTATCACGGTGCGCGATTCCGACAAACCGGAGATGACAGAGATTGCCGAGCGGTTTGCCGCCCTTGGCTACAAGATCTTCTCCACGGCCGGAACGGCAAAGTTTCTGAACAGCCATGGCGTCAAGGCCATCCAGGTACCGAAGATCGAGCAGGATTCCCCCAATATCCTGGATCTGATCCTTGGCCATGAGATCGACCTTGTCATCGACATCCCGGCTCAGGGCGCCGAGCGCAGCCGCGACGGCTTCGTCATCCGCCGGAACGCCATCGAGACCGGCGTCACGGTTCTGACAGCCGTTGATACGGCCAGAGCCCTCGTCACCAGCATGGAAAACAGGGCGAAAGAGCTGACCTTAATCAACATTGCAGAGATTTAA
- a CDS encoding carbamoyl phosphate synthase small subunit, which yields MKAYLILEDGTVFEGTSIGSAREVISEIVFNTSMTGYLEVLTDPSYAGQAVVMTYPLIGNYGICRDDMESKRAWPDGYIVRELSRIPSNFRSGDTIDHFLKEQDIPGISGIDTRALTKILREKGTMNGMITTNGDYDLEEVKARIKEYAVTGVVLKTSTKEKYVLPGNGKRVALMDYGAKRNIARSLNERGMEVTVYPADTPAEEVLKDKPDGIMLSNGPGDPAENVDIIKEVRKLYESDVPIFAICLGHQLMALATGAETYKLKYGHRGGNHPVKDLETGRVYISSQNHGYAVNMETVDPKIAKEAFVNVNDGTNEGLKYVGKNIFTVQYHPEACPGPQDSGYLFDRFLRMMEEGK from the coding sequence ATGAAAGCATATTTAATTCTGGAAGACGGAACCGTTTTTGAAGGTACGAGCATCGGTTCCGCCAGGGAAGTAATCAGTGAAATTGTTTTTAACACCTCCATGACCGGTTATCTGGAAGTCCTGACCGACCCGTCCTATGCAGGGCAGGCTGTGGTGATGACTTATCCGTTAATTGGCAATTACGGTATTTGCCGTGATGATATGGAATCGAAACGTGCATGGCCGGACGGCTATATTGTCAGAGAGTTATCCAGAATTCCCAGCAATTTCAGAAGCGGGGACACCATCGATCATTTCTTAAAAGAGCAGGATATTCCAGGTATCAGTGGTATCGATACAAGAGCCCTCACAAAAATTTTAAGAGAAAAAGGAACCATGAACGGCATGATCACCACCAACGGCGATTATGACCTTGAGGAAGTGAAAGCGCGCATCAAAGAGTACGCGGTGACTGGTGTTGTCTTAAAAACCAGCACGAAGGAAAAATATGTGCTTCCGGGGAACGGAAAACGCGTGGCGCTCATGGACTACGGTGCAAAGAGGAACATCGCCAGGTCGTTAAATGAGAGGGGCATGGAAGTGACGGTGTATCCGGCCGATACTCCGGCTGAGGAGGTCTTAAAGGATAAACCCGACGGCATTATGCTGTCCAACGGCCCGGGGGATCCTGCGGAGAACGTGGATATTATTAAGGAAGTAAGAAAGCTTTATGAATCCGATGTGCCGATTTTTGCCATCTGCCTTGGCCATCAGCTCATGGCGCTGGCCACCGGCGCCGAAACCTACAAATTAAAATACGGCCACCGCGGCGGAAACCATCCGGTCAAGGATCTGGAGACGGGACGCGTCTACATTTCTTCCCAGAACCATGGCTACGCCGTGAACATGGAGACGGTGGATCCGAAGATCGCAAAGGAGGCCTTCGTAAACGTCAACGACGGCACCAACGAGGGCTTAAAGTATGTTGGAAAGAACATTTTTACGGTTCAGTACCACCCGGAGGCCTGCCCGGGACCGCAGGATTCGGGATATCTGTTTGACCGGTTTTTACGCATGATGGAGGAGGGAAAATAA
- a CDS encoding GNAT family N-acetyltransferase, which produces MNTPTLETERLILRRFTGKDLPAFYDIYRDEEVNTYLPWFPLKSMEEAEVFFKERYASEYERPFGYRYAVCLKEDGIPIGYVNVDTGESHDLGYGLRKEFWRRGIITEACQAVISQVKKDGMPYLTATHDVKNPRSGHVMQALGMRYQYSYEELWQPKNFPVVFRMYQLNLDGNEDRVFRKYWNQYPNHFVENL; this is translated from the coding sequence ATGAACACACCAACACTTGAAACCGAACGTCTCATTCTCCGGAGATTTACCGGGAAAGACCTTCCGGCCTTTTATGACATTTATAGAGATGAAGAAGTCAACACGTACCTGCCGTGGTTCCCGTTAAAATCCATGGAAGAGGCAGAAGTCTTTTTTAAAGAGCGGTATGCCTCAGAATACGAGCGCCCCTTCGGGTACCGCTACGCCGTCTGCCTAAAAGAGGACGGAATCCCCATCGGCTATGTAAACGTGGACACAGGCGAAAGCCATGACCTTGGCTACGGCCTCAGAAAGGAATTCTGGCGCCGCGGCATCATCACCGAAGCCTGTCAGGCCGTCATAAGCCAGGTAAAAAAAGACGGCATGCCCTATTTAACGGCCACCCACGACGTCAAAAATCCTCGGAGCGGCCATGTAATGCAGGCCCTCGGCATGCGCTACCAGTATTCCTACGAGGAACTCTGGCAGCCGAAAAACTTCCCGGTCGTTTTCCGCATGTACCAGTTAAACCTGGACGGAAACGAAGACCGCGTCTTTAGAAAATACTGGAACCAGTATCCGAACCACTTTGTTGAAAACTTATAA